One part of the Nitrospira sp. genome encodes these proteins:
- a CDS encoding glycosyltransferase family 39 protein: MSDMSVSQSQLEADSLSRSQRPAWMTLWDNPAGVRGLEVLLLVLVGGWAYFANLHLSLLEGSEGLYAGIAGEMGRRREFFDLTYQDEPYFNKPPLFFWMLHLSTTLWGDHEIALRLPGSLAAIGTMVLVYVLGTRLLSSTAGFWAALVVATSHVFLWYGRRVLFDSTLTFLVTLALFAWIQVQFLGRSSRWYVLAFLAMALGAMLKEMHGFFLPLLVMSTYAGIQRDTRMLKDRWFWVGLGVALILMVGYASMLGPGYQHHFKLLSAIGSVWNTGLAGSVGVARDGHPFYWYLGMMWADFFPWCAVLPSALLLLWGQRPLRAHPTELLLLVWVLSLFTAFSLATLKREPYLMTIVPGIGLMIGYWYHRMFAAADDPRLMTPLLKLLLVVLAIVFAAGMFFGAAPLRRRWLVASPVVSPLFILAIVGLSGALLYAVVKARLHRALQLVGVLAVAYVLLVVNYVFPAIDQAASPRKVTEDIKAVARETGPAVFLYIPGWPKNEDALYYLKRDHVVPALPDPDAVRQVARERGPIRILTEERPMQALQQSAGLQVEHVRDFLQPSRKHLFLLSVAARE; the protein is encoded by the coding sequence ATGTCAGATATGAGTGTGTCGCAGTCGCAGCTCGAAGCCGATTCTTTGTCCCGAAGCCAGAGGCCCGCGTGGATGACCCTCTGGGACAACCCGGCCGGGGTTCGAGGTCTTGAGGTCTTGCTGCTGGTGCTCGTGGGAGGCTGGGCCTATTTTGCCAATCTCCATCTCTCGCTCTTGGAGGGCAGCGAAGGGCTCTATGCAGGCATTGCCGGAGAAATGGGCCGGCGGCGCGAGTTCTTCGACCTGACCTATCAAGACGAACCGTATTTCAACAAGCCCCCGTTGTTTTTTTGGATGCTCCACCTCTCGACGACCCTGTGGGGTGATCACGAAATCGCATTGCGTCTACCAGGGTCTCTTGCGGCGATTGGCACGATGGTGCTGGTGTATGTGCTGGGGACGAGACTACTGTCTTCGACGGCGGGATTCTGGGCGGCACTGGTTGTCGCGACCAGCCATGTCTTTCTCTGGTACGGGCGTCGTGTGCTGTTCGATTCCACCTTGACCTTTTTGGTGACGCTGGCCTTGTTTGCCTGGATCCAGGTTCAGTTCCTGGGCCGTAGCTCACGATGGTATGTGCTGGCCTTTCTCGCCATGGCGCTTGGCGCGATGTTGAAGGAGATGCACGGGTTCTTTCTGCCGTTGCTCGTCATGAGCACCTATGCGGGGATTCAGCGCGATACGCGCATGCTGAAGGACCGATGGTTCTGGGTCGGGTTGGGTGTGGCCCTCATCCTGATGGTCGGATATGCATCGATGCTAGGGCCCGGCTATCAGCATCATTTCAAGCTCCTGAGCGCAATCGGGTCCGTGTGGAACACCGGCCTCGCCGGATCCGTCGGCGTGGCTCGCGACGGCCACCCGTTCTATTGGTATCTCGGAATGATGTGGGCCGATTTCTTTCCCTGGTGTGCGGTGCTTCCCTCGGCGCTGCTGCTGCTCTGGGGGCAACGTCCGCTCCGCGCGCATCCGACTGAATTGTTGTTGCTGGTCTGGGTGCTCAGCCTCTTTACGGCCTTCAGCTTGGCCACGCTCAAGCGGGAGCCCTACCTCATGACCATCGTGCCGGGGATCGGGCTGATGATCGGCTACTGGTACCATCGAATGTTCGCGGCGGCAGACGATCCTCGTTTGATGACCCCTCTCCTGAAGCTGCTGCTCGTGGTCCTGGCGATCGTGTTCGCGGCCGGGATGTTCTTCGGGGCGGCGCCGTTGCGACGGCGTTGGTTGGTCGCGTCGCCAGTGGTGTCACCCCTGTTCATCCTGGCGATCGTCGGTCTGTCCGGCGCATTGCTGTATGCGGTCGTGAAGGCGCGCCTGCATCGTGCGCTTCAGCTGGTCGGTGTGCTCGCGGTTGCCTATGTCCTGTTGGTGGTCAACTACGTATTCCCTGCGATCGATCAGGCCGCCTCGCCACGTAAGGTCACGGAGGACATCAAGGCTGTGGCGAGAGAAACCGGTCCCGCAGTCTTCCTGTATATCCCGGGGTGGCCGAAGAATGAGGATGCCCTCTATTATTTGAAGCGGGATCATGTGGTGCCGGCGCTGCCTGATCCCGATGCGGTGCGCCAGGTCGCGCGCGAACGGGGGCCGATCAGGATCCTCACTGAAGAGCGACCCATGCAGGCCTTGCAGCAATCGGCCGGGTTGCAGGTTGAGCACGTGCGGGATTTTTTGCAACCGAGCCGCAAACATCTCTTCCTGCTGTCCGTCGCGGCGCGAGAATGA
- a CDS encoding ABC transporter permease — MEHLANIFQLGIKELRSLGHDKILLFLIVWSFSGGIYAGATAASRELHNAPIAVVDEDRSPLSARIISAFYGPYFKPPRLISVAEVDPGLDAGDYTFILDIPPNFQKDVLGGKQPTLQVNIDATQMTQAFIGANYVRNIVTGEINEFVQRHRTGVVLPITLATRVKFNPNLNGIWFGGVMEIISKITMLSIILAGAAVIREREHGTLEHLLVMPLTPFEIMMAKVWANGLVVLVCTALSLRFVVQGTLGVPIVGSVPLFLVGALLLLFSTASMGILLATIARSMPQFGLLMILVVLILNMLSGGITPRESMPELVQTIMLAAPTTHFTGLAQAILYRGAGLDTVWPQFAAIIGIGAVFFAGALLRFRASLAAER; from the coding sequence ATGGAGCACCTCGCCAATATCTTCCAACTAGGCATCAAAGAGCTGCGCAGCCTGGGACATGACAAAATTCTCTTGTTCCTCATCGTCTGGAGTTTCTCCGGCGGTATTTACGCGGGTGCGACGGCCGCCTCCCGAGAGCTGCATAACGCGCCGATCGCTGTCGTCGACGAGGATCGATCGCCACTTTCGGCGCGCATCATCAGCGCGTTTTATGGGCCCTATTTCAAACCGCCACGGTTGATTTCAGTGGCGGAGGTCGATCCTGGTCTTGATGCGGGAGACTACACATTTATTCTGGATATCCCACCGAACTTTCAAAAGGACGTGCTCGGCGGTAAGCAACCGACACTCCAAGTCAACATCGATGCGACGCAGATGACGCAAGCCTTCATCGGCGCGAATTACGTCCGGAACATCGTGACGGGGGAAATCAACGAGTTCGTCCAGCGCCACCGGACCGGGGTGGTGCTGCCGATCACACTCGCGACGCGCGTGAAGTTCAATCCCAACCTGAACGGCATCTGGTTCGGTGGCGTGATGGAGATCATCAGCAAGATCACCATGCTGTCGATCATCCTGGCCGGCGCCGCCGTGATCCGCGAACGTGAACATGGCACCCTCGAGCACCTGCTCGTCATGCCGCTTACCCCCTTCGAGATTATGATGGCCAAGGTGTGGGCCAACGGACTCGTGGTGCTCGTCTGTACCGCTCTGTCCTTGCGGTTCGTTGTGCAGGGGACCTTGGGCGTCCCTATCGTCGGCTCCGTTCCCTTGTTCCTGGTCGGCGCCTTGCTCCTCCTGTTCTCCACGGCCTCGATGGGCATCCTTCTGGCCACGATCGCCCGTTCCATGCCGCAGTTTGGGCTGCTCATGATACTTGTCGTCCTAATTTTGAATATGTTGTCCGGTGGCATTACCCCACGCGAGAGCATGCCGGAGCTCGTGCAGACCATCATGCTCGCGGCGCCGACGACGCATTTCACCGGTTTGGCACAGGCCATTCTGTACCGCGGCGCCGGTCTCGACACGGTCTGGCCGCAGTTTGCGGCGATCATCGGAATCGGCGCCGTGTTTTTTGCCGGTGCTCTGTTACGTTTCCGCGCAAGTCTGGCCGCAGAACGATGA
- a CDS encoding HlyD family efflux transporter periplasmic adaptor subunit, whose amino-acid sequence MPNPNMTRRAIGGIVFILLIAAGTSVWWFYLRTPPLVGFGSGNGRLEVQEIDVATKFSGRIASVLVDEGKTVQVGEALARMDTSALDAQLREAQAQVQRARQGTVTAKAGIAQRRSEELLAGRDLERARALYVNANISVKDYDRAQAQMKTANAATTQAEAQLAEAEAAIQASLAQTERIQADLKESVLLAPRSGRVQFRLAEPGEVLAAGGKVLTLIDPTDVYMTVFLPAEEAGKIALGAQARITLDAAPNLVIPAAVSFVADKAQFTPKEVETRSEREKLMFRIKVKIDPELVKGREALVKPGLPGVAYVQLDAAVQWPSYLQAKLMP is encoded by the coding sequence ATGCCGAATCCGAACATGACTCGACGCGCCATCGGAGGAATCGTTTTCATCCTGTTGATCGCGGCGGGAACGTCCGTGTGGTGGTTCTATCTCCGCACCCCACCGCTGGTCGGATTCGGCAGCGGAAACGGACGGCTTGAAGTTCAGGAGATCGATGTGGCCACCAAATTTTCAGGCCGCATTGCGTCGGTGCTGGTCGATGAGGGCAAGACGGTTCAAGTCGGAGAAGCACTGGCGCGCATGGACACCAGTGCGCTGGACGCTCAGTTGAGAGAGGCGCAGGCGCAAGTCCAGCGAGCCAGGCAAGGCACAGTCACGGCCAAGGCGGGGATCGCTCAACGGCGAAGTGAAGAGTTGTTGGCCGGGCGGGATCTGGAACGGGCACGCGCGCTGTATGTCAACGCCAACATCTCCGTGAAGGACTACGACCGCGCCCAGGCCCAGATGAAAACGGCCAATGCGGCCACCACCCAGGCCGAGGCTCAATTGGCCGAAGCGGAAGCGGCCATCCAGGCGAGCCTCGCCCAAACGGAACGGATTCAAGCCGACCTCAAGGAGAGCGTGCTGTTGGCGCCGCGGAGCGGCCGGGTCCAATTCCGATTGGCCGAGCCCGGCGAGGTGCTGGCGGCCGGAGGAAAGGTCCTGACGCTCATCGATCCGACCGATGTCTACATGACGGTGTTCCTGCCGGCCGAGGAGGCGGGGAAAATAGCGCTGGGGGCCCAGGCGCGGATTACGCTCGATGCGGCGCCGAATCTCGTCATCCCCGCTGCGGTGTCGTTTGTCGCCGACAAGGCGCAGTTCACTCCCAAGGAGGTGGAGACCAGGTCGGAACGTGAGAAGCTAATGTTTCGGATCAAGGTCAAAATCGATCCGGAGTTGGTCAAAGGCCGTGAAGCTCTCGTCAAACCGGGACTCCCCGGCGTGGCCTACGTGCAACTCGATGCGGCCGTTCAATGGCCCTCATATCTTCAAGCGAAGCTCATGCCATGA
- a CDS encoding NAD(P)-dependent alcohol dehydrogenase, whose amino-acid sequence MNTFVMKRIGSVGMMEKPIADPGPNDAIVKTTAALVCTSDVHTVGGAIGERTNLTLGHEAVGIIYKLGGAVKGFREGDRVAVNAITPCYQCENCLRGYTSQCQEMLGGWKFANVKDGNLAEYFHVNSAQANLAPIPAKLTDEQAAYCSDMMSTGFMGAEHANIPIGGTVAVFAQGPVGLMATVGARLLGAGLVIAVESVPRRKQLAKDFGADVVVDFTEQDPVHAILDLTGGQGVDSAIEALGAQATFEACIKATRPGGTISNVGYHGHGDYVQMPRKEWGVGMGDKIIRTGLCPGGAERMKRLMRLMETGRVNPLPLTTHRFNFRNVEQAFELMRMKADGILKPLITFA is encoded by the coding sequence ATGAACACGTTCGTCATGAAAAGGATCGGGTCGGTGGGGATGATGGAAAAACCGATTGCTGATCCGGGACCGAACGATGCGATCGTCAAGACCACCGCCGCGCTCGTCTGCACGTCGGATGTCCATACCGTCGGCGGGGCGATCGGAGAACGCACCAACCTGACACTGGGCCATGAAGCCGTCGGCATCATTTACAAACTGGGTGGCGCGGTCAAGGGGTTCCGGGAAGGAGACCGGGTGGCCGTCAATGCGATCACCCCTTGTTACCAGTGCGAGAATTGCCTGCGCGGCTACACCTCGCAGTGTCAAGAGATGCTCGGCGGATGGAAGTTTGCAAACGTGAAAGACGGAAACCTTGCCGAATATTTCCACGTCAACAGCGCGCAAGCGAACCTGGCGCCGATTCCCGCGAAACTCACCGATGAGCAGGCCGCCTACTGCTCTGACATGATGTCGACCGGATTCATGGGCGCCGAGCATGCGAATATTCCCATCGGCGGCACGGTGGCGGTCTTCGCCCAGGGCCCGGTCGGACTCATGGCGACGGTGGGAGCGCGGTTGCTGGGAGCCGGCCTGGTCATTGCGGTGGAATCGGTTCCGCGGCGGAAGCAACTGGCGAAAGACTTCGGAGCCGATGTCGTGGTCGACTTCACCGAACAAGATCCCGTTCACGCCATTCTGGATCTGACGGGCGGACAAGGCGTGGATTCCGCGATAGAAGCCCTCGGGGCCCAGGCGACGTTCGAGGCTTGTATCAAGGCGACCCGCCCGGGCGGGACCATCTCCAATGTGGGCTATCACGGGCATGGAGACTACGTGCAGATGCCTCGAAAAGAATGGGGCGTCGGCATGGGCGACAAAATCATCCGAACCGGGCTTTGCCCCGGCGGAGCAGAACGAATGAAACGGCTGATGCGCCTCATGGAAACCGGACGCGTCAATCCGCTCCCCCTGACGACCCATCGTTTCAATTTCCGCAATGTGGAGCAGGCGTTCGAGCTGATGAGAATGAAGGCTGATGGAATTTTGAAGCCGCTCATTACCTTTGCGTGA
- the rbbA gene encoding ribosome-associated ATPase/putative transporter RbbA — MTDRSASVARVTALTHRYADTPALDAVTLAIPSGRMVGVIGPDGVGKSTLLGLIAGAKKIQTGQVEVLGGDMATARYRNAVSPRIAYMPQGLGGNLYPTLSVFENVDFFGRLFGQSREEREWRIKDLLGSTGLAPFRDRPAGKLSGGMKQKLSLCCALIHDPDLLILDEPTTGVDPLSRRQFWELIDRIRQRRAGMSVLVATAYMAEAEQFDWLAAMDAGKVLATGSPAELKAHVNAKTLEQVFIALLPEEKRRGHKAITIPPRERQEGTPAIEAQGLTMRFGSFTAVDQVSFRIERGEIFGFLGSNGCGKTTTMKMLTGLLSASEGDARLFGHPVNARDLDTRKRVGFMSQSFSLYGELTVRQNLELHAKLFHLRPEKIPGRVAELAERFKLNEYLNDLAEALPLGIRQRLSLAVAVVHQPEMLILDEPTSGVDPVARDGFWELLIELSRKDHVTIFISTHFMNEGERCDRISLMHAGRVLVNDTPDALIKTRGKSSLEEAFISYLEDASRAGMQKESAEEAVASKPLAVLPAQDHRRASFGLHRLLAYARREALEIWRDPIRLTFALLGSVLLMFILGYGITMDVENLPFAVLDRDRTQQSRDYIRNIAGSRYFIERPPIFDDAELDRRMRSGELSVAIEIPAGFGRDLKRGRSTEIGGWIDGAMPFRGETIKGYVQGLHYQYLQDLSRRTYGVAPQAGLADLEARYRYNQDFKSIEAMVPAVIALLLIFIPAIMMALGVVREKELGSITNLYVTPVTRLEFLLGKQLPYVALGMLSFFGLIALAVFVFKVPLKGSLATLALGALLYVTATTGLGLLISAFTHSQIAALAGAGIMTMLPTIEFSGLTDPVSSLEGPGAFIGSIWPATYFLVISRGTFTKALHFWDLSGYLLALAAFVPVLTVLSMVLLKKQGT; from the coding sequence ATGACCGATCGATCCGCATCAGTGGCGCGCGTGACGGCATTGACCCATCGTTATGCAGACACACCGGCACTCGATGCCGTGACATTGGCGATTCCATCCGGCCGCATGGTGGGCGTCATCGGTCCTGACGGGGTCGGCAAGTCCACTCTGCTGGGCTTGATCGCCGGCGCGAAAAAAATCCAGACCGGCCAGGTTGAGGTCCTCGGCGGCGATATGGCCACGGCGCGCTATCGCAACGCGGTGTCCCCTCGAATCGCCTATATGCCGCAAGGACTCGGAGGCAATCTGTATCCCACGTTGTCCGTCTTCGAGAATGTGGATTTTTTCGGCCGACTGTTCGGGCAATCCCGCGAGGAGCGCGAATGGCGGATCAAAGACCTGCTTGGAAGCACCGGGCTGGCGCCGTTTCGGGACCGTCCCGCCGGGAAATTATCAGGAGGCATGAAACAAAAGCTGAGTCTCTGTTGCGCCTTGATCCACGATCCAGACCTGCTGATTCTCGATGAACCGACCACGGGGGTCGATCCCTTGTCCCGGCGGCAGTTCTGGGAACTCATCGATCGGATCCGACAGCGGCGAGCGGGGATGAGCGTGCTTGTGGCGACGGCATACATGGCGGAAGCCGAGCAATTCGATTGGCTGGCAGCGATGGATGCGGGCAAGGTGCTGGCGACGGGCAGCCCGGCCGAGTTGAAGGCTCATGTGAATGCGAAGACATTGGAACAGGTCTTTATCGCCTTGCTCCCTGAAGAAAAACGGCGGGGCCACAAGGCCATCACGATTCCGCCTCGCGAGAGACAGGAGGGCACGCCGGCGATCGAGGCGCAAGGGCTGACCATGCGCTTCGGCAGTTTTACGGCAGTCGACCAGGTGAGCTTCCGCATCGAGCGAGGAGAAATTTTTGGCTTTCTCGGCTCGAATGGATGCGGCAAGACCACGACCATGAAGATGCTCACCGGTTTGCTCTCCGCATCAGAAGGTGATGCGCGGTTGTTCGGCCATCCGGTGAACGCCCGGGATCTCGACACGCGCAAGCGCGTCGGTTTCATGTCCCAATCCTTTTCTCTCTATGGCGAACTCACGGTGCGCCAGAATCTCGAGTTGCACGCGAAGCTCTTCCATCTCCGGCCGGAGAAGATCCCGGGACGTGTGGCCGAACTCGCCGAACGCTTCAAACTGAACGAGTATCTGAACGACTTGGCTGAGGCGCTCCCGCTCGGGATCCGACAACGTCTCTCTCTCGCTGTGGCCGTGGTCCACCAACCGGAGATGTTGATCCTGGATGAGCCGACGTCGGGTGTTGATCCTGTGGCCCGCGACGGCTTCTGGGAACTGCTCATCGAACTCTCCCGCAAAGACCACGTGACGATCTTCATCTCCACCCATTTCATGAACGAGGGTGAGCGCTGCGACCGTATTTCGCTCATGCATGCGGGTCGGGTGCTCGTGAACGATACACCGGACGCCTTGATCAAGACTCGTGGGAAGTCCTCCCTCGAAGAGGCCTTCATCAGTTACCTCGAAGACGCCAGCCGAGCGGGGATGCAGAAAGAGTCCGCGGAGGAAGCTGTCGCAAGCAAACCGCTCGCCGTCCTACCGGCACAAGACCATCGTCGTGCCTCGTTTGGTCTTCACCGCCTGCTCGCCTATGCCAGGCGGGAGGCCCTGGAGATCTGGCGAGATCCTATCAGGCTCACGTTCGCCCTGCTCGGTTCAGTGCTGCTGATGTTCATTCTTGGGTACGGCATTACCATGGACGTGGAGAACCTGCCGTTCGCGGTTCTGGATCGGGATCGAACCCAGCAGAGTCGGGATTACATTCGGAATATCGCCGGCTCGCGCTACTTCATCGAACGGCCGCCGATCTTCGACGACGCGGAACTGGACCGGCGCATGCGGAGCGGTGAGCTGAGCGTGGCCATCGAGATTCCTGCCGGATTCGGTCGCGATCTGAAGCGAGGACGGTCGACCGAAATCGGCGGGTGGATCGATGGCGCGATGCCATTTCGAGGAGAAACGATCAAGGGATATGTCCAAGGCCTGCACTATCAGTATCTCCAGGACCTTTCCCGTCGAACCTATGGGGTGGCGCCGCAGGCGGGTCTGGCCGATCTCGAAGCGCGGTATCGCTACAACCAGGATTTCAAGAGTATAGAAGCGATGGTCCCGGCGGTGATTGCGCTCTTGCTGATCTTCATTCCGGCTATCATGATGGCCCTTGGGGTGGTGCGAGAGAAAGAGCTCGGTTCCATCACCAATTTGTACGTGACGCCGGTCACGCGTCTGGAGTTCCTTCTGGGGAAACAGCTACCCTACGTCGCTCTCGGCATGCTCAGCTTCTTTGGTCTCATCGCACTGGCCGTGTTCGTGTTCAAGGTTCCCCTCAAGGGCAGCTTGGCGACCCTCGCGCTCGGCGCATTGCTCTATGTGACGGCGACCACGGGTCTCGGCTTGCTGATCTCCGCCTTCACCCATAGCCAGATCGCCGCATTGGCCGGGGCGGGGATCATGACGATGCTGCCGACCATTGAGTTTTCGGGATTGACCGATCCGGTCTCCTCACTGGAAGGGCCCGGCGCGTTCATCGGTTCGATCTGGCCAGCGACGTATTTCCTCGTCATCAGCCGCGGGACCTTTACCAAGGCGCTGCATTTCTGGGATCTCTCCGGGTACCTGCTCGCCTTGGCGGCCTTCGTTCCCGTCTTGACGGTGCTCAGCATGGTTCTGCTGAAAAAACAGGGGACCTGA
- a CDS encoding DUF1207 domain-containing protein — translation MILTLLSLCPHAQASAEETTHVDCRYEGIGTVSSSDGSSAMEVFPENDVFRPLWADPKQPQFFASWQATRIRSNNLYANIGSVGFGDNFGLIGRRNGCNGWQVGILAGVFAQFNMDVASSDLINADYIVGIPVSWRSGLISARVRLYHQSSHLGDEFLLGNPGFNRVNLSFEAVEAIVSLDAPGGWGRVYAGGSTLIHREPAALDRNGVHWGMELRGPTVATSIWASSLPRLRLTPVLGADFQTFEELHWIINTNVLGGVEWSKAGADRRFRLLLNYFHGFAPYGQFFAQKIEMVGGGIYLSF, via the coding sequence ATGATCCTTACCCTGTTGTCTCTCTGTCCCCATGCTCAGGCCTCTGCCGAGGAAACGACCCATGTGGATTGTCGCTATGAAGGAATCGGCACGGTCTCTTCCAGCGACGGTTCGTCCGCGATGGAAGTCTTTCCCGAAAACGACGTGTTTCGGCCGCTCTGGGCCGATCCGAAACAGCCGCAGTTTTTTGCCTCCTGGCAGGCGACCCGCATCCGCTCCAACAACCTCTATGCCAATATCGGATCGGTCGGGTTCGGCGATAACTTTGGTCTCATCGGACGGCGGAACGGTTGCAACGGCTGGCAGGTCGGCATTCTCGCCGGTGTCTTTGCGCAGTTCAATATGGATGTCGCTTCCTCCGACCTCATCAATGCCGACTACATCGTCGGGATTCCTGTCTCGTGGCGGAGCGGGCTCATCTCCGCCCGCGTGCGGTTGTACCATCAGAGCAGTCACCTGGGCGATGAGTTTCTCTTGGGCAATCCAGGATTCAATCGGGTGAACCTGAGCTTCGAGGCGGTTGAGGCGATCGTGTCCCTCGATGCCCCGGGAGGGTGGGGACGGGTGTACGCCGGCGGAAGCACGTTGATTCACCGGGAACCGGCCGCCCTGGACCGGAACGGGGTGCACTGGGGAATGGAGTTACGAGGCCCAACCGTCGCGACCTCGATCTGGGCCTCGTCACTGCCTCGACTCCGTCTGACTCCGGTCCTCGGCGCTGACTTTCAGACCTTCGAGGAACTTCATTGGATCATCAATACCAACGTTCTCGGCGGTGTGGAATGGTCGAAGGCCGGCGCCGACCGCCGCTTCAGGTTGCTCCTGAACTATTTTCACGGCTTCGCTCCCTACGGACAGTTCTTCGCTCAAAAGATCGAGATGGTCGGCGGAGGGATCTATTTGTCGTTTTGA
- a CDS encoding TolC family protein produces MHLKTWLSIIGVGLALFWSREAETKPLPMVQIGIVRDGPSDLVPEFRDLIRKEIMELTSHEFDVRFPDEGQLQGGWSVKGVNQAIDRVLAQSRVDLIIALGVLASHEVSQRKQLSKPVIAPFVLDPQLQGLPMKKGTSGVKNLNYLVSLKSFDRNLTAFKEVFPFRRLSVLVDRILLEAFPLFEARARKIAEAQAVQLTVIPVDTSGRAALAAIPPNTDAVYLSPLVRLPSGEFEHLVAGLTARRLPSFSSVGQRDVQRGVSVALSPELDVGRMARTIAANVQRILSGTDAGRIETAFAQGEHLAINMATVRAIDKWPSFQVLSEAELVNEEPTNTSRRLALFDAVRHAMEGNLDLAAANRKVEAGLGQVGQARSGLLPQVLVGTSGVLNGRGPDTFGTGGTPGQAAIVIGGFRQLLYSDDAWSRYTVEQKTQMSREEERNQLRLDTAQNAAVAYLTVLRTKTVQRIQKDNLKLTRSNLDLAAARESVGYALRDEVFRWEAEVANGQKAVVSAAAQERQAEVSLNRVLNRPLEETFSTVEQTLEDPALLGDTHQLFEYIENPRGFQVFRDFQVEEGIKAAPELRRLEALIEAKERTLTNAQRAFWVPEIALQGAGFQQYAQGGGGAGSLTVPLGPVGFAQTQNNFYVASIGLTFPLFQGGNKSATALKAREELRQIQIERTAAAQQVDQRVRTALYQTGASFPSIRLSRKAADSARKTLDLVVDQYSRGAVDIIKLLNSQNAAIAANEAAANAVYDFLIDLMRVQRAVGQMSFFQSPEERAAWFERLKVFFMNAGVSPVSR; encoded by the coding sequence ATGCATCTCAAAACGTGGCTGTCCATCATCGGCGTCGGGCTCGCCCTGTTCTGGAGCCGGGAAGCGGAGACCAAGCCGTTACCGATGGTCCAGATCGGAATTGTCCGGGATGGACCGTCTGACCTTGTGCCGGAATTCCGCGACCTGATCCGCAAGGAGATCATGGAGCTGACCAGCCATGAATTCGACGTCCGGTTTCCCGACGAGGGACAGTTGCAGGGAGGATGGTCGGTGAAGGGGGTGAATCAGGCGATTGATCGTGTGTTGGCTCAGTCTCGTGTCGATCTCATCATCGCGCTCGGCGTCCTCGCCTCTCACGAAGTGAGTCAAAGGAAGCAGTTGTCCAAACCGGTGATTGCTCCCTTCGTGCTCGATCCGCAGTTGCAGGGCTTGCCAATGAAGAAGGGAACGAGCGGCGTCAAGAACCTGAACTACCTTGTCTCCTTGAAGAGTTTCGATCGAAATCTCACCGCGTTCAAAGAAGTGTTTCCCTTTCGGCGGTTAAGTGTGCTGGTTGATCGCATCCTACTGGAAGCGTTCCCGCTGTTCGAAGCTCGCGCCCGCAAGATTGCGGAGGCCCAAGCTGTTCAACTCACCGTGATTCCCGTCGATACTTCCGGTCGAGCGGCCCTTGCCGCAATCCCTCCGAACACGGACGCCGTGTACCTGTCGCCGCTGGTGCGCCTCCCTTCGGGTGAATTCGAGCATCTCGTGGCCGGTCTCACGGCTCGTCGTCTTCCCAGCTTTTCGTCCGTGGGACAACGCGATGTCCAACGAGGCGTGTCCGTTGCCCTGTCGCCCGAGTTGGATGTGGGCCGAATGGCGCGGACGATTGCAGCGAATGTCCAGCGTATTCTCTCGGGAACCGACGCAGGACGGATTGAGACCGCCTTTGCCCAGGGCGAGCATCTTGCCATCAACATGGCGACGGTGCGTGCCATCGACAAGTGGCCGAGTTTCCAAGTGCTGAGCGAGGCGGAGTTGGTGAATGAGGAGCCAACCAACACCTCACGACGCCTCGCGTTATTCGATGCGGTACGCCACGCCATGGAAGGGAACCTGGATCTGGCTGCCGCGAACCGGAAGGTGGAGGCGGGACTCGGCCAGGTCGGTCAGGCACGGTCCGGCCTTCTGCCCCAGGTCCTTGTGGGCACCTCAGGCGTCCTCAACGGTCGAGGCCCCGACACATTCGGGACAGGCGGGACCCCCGGACAAGCGGCGATTGTGATCGGCGGATTCCGACAGCTCCTCTATTCTGACGATGCCTGGTCCCGTTATACGGTCGAGCAGAAGACGCAAATGTCGCGGGAAGAGGAGCGGAACCAGTTGCGGCTGGACACCGCTCAGAATGCCGCGGTCGCTTATCTGACCGTGCTTCGAACCAAGACGGTGCAACGTATCCAGAAAGACAATCTCAAGCTGACGCGCTCCAACCTCGACTTGGCCGCCGCTCGTGAATCCGTCGGCTACGCCTTGCGGGACGAGGTCTTTCGATGGGAAGCAGAGGTGGCCAACGGACAAAAAGCCGTCGTGTCCGCTGCGGCGCAAGAACGGCAGGCGGAGGTGTCCTTGAACCGGGTGCTCAACCGGCCATTGGAAGAAACGTTTTCCACGGTGGAGCAAACCCTGGAAGATCCCGCCCTGCTGGGCGATACGCATCAGCTGTTCGAGTATATCGAGAACCCGCGGGGGTTTCAGGTGTTCCGAGACTTCCAAGTCGAAGAAGGGATCAAGGCCGCTCCCGAGTTACGGAGGTTGGAAGCGTTGATTGAAGCGAAGGAACGGACCCTCACGAATGCCCAGCGAGCCTTTTGGGTCCCGGAGATCGCCCTGCAGGGCGCAGGGTTCCAGCAGTATGCCCAAGGGGGAGGAGGGGCAGGGAGCCTGACCGTTCCGCTTGGGCCGGTCGGCTTTGCGCAGACGCAGAACAATTTTTATGTCGCGAGTATCGGACTGACCTTTCCGCTGTTCCAAGGCGGGAATAAAAGCGCCACCGCGTTGAAGGCCCGTGAAGAACTGCGCCAGATTCAGATCGAACGGACCGCGGCCGCACAACAAGTGGATCAGCGAGTTCGCACGGCGCTGTATCAAACCGGCGCCTCTTTTCCCAGTATCAGGCTTTCGCGGAAGGCGGCCGACTCGGCCCGCAAGACCTTGGATCTCGTTGTGGACCAGTACTCCAGGGGAGCGGTGGATATCATCAAGCTGCTGAACTCGCAGAATGCCGCGATAGCGGCGAACGAAGCAGCGGCCAACGCCGTATACGATTTCCTGATCGATTTGATGCGGGTGCAGCGGGCGGTGGGACAGATGAGCTTCTTTCAGAGTCCGGAGGAACGGGCCGCCTGGTTCGAGCGGTTGAAGGTGTTCTTTATGAACGCCGGGGTATCGCCGGTGTCGCGCTGA